A section of the Candidatus Moraniibacteriota bacterium genome encodes:
- a CDS encoding D-aminoacylase, with protein MYDVLIKNGTLIDGSGEPMFQGDLAVQEDRIVAIGNVNGAAERVIDATGKYVTPGFIDVNNHSDTYWELLAFPELESLLYQGVTTIVGGNSGSSLAPLTRADIIRSIQKWTDVSRVNFNWLTMEEFFSAVEKRRPAVNFATLVGHGTLRRGVMKDETRPIHDAEVEVMERLLKQALHQGAIGFSTGLLYTHARGAHTNEILRLVELLRGEKGVYATYVRNEGEGLVGAVEEAVTVAQKSKVPLHISHLKAVGEKNWPLMDEAFNLIETAALNQLDISFDVYPYTATGSVLYTFLPTWITENGARLMLARLRDPEVRSAVVAEMQKNGVDYSSMILSVTNIGKMLTRRKVSDIAHLHSKPPEEVIIDVLLASEGRAIVSLETLSEKNVQKAIRHPFSIVSSNGSGYNLKHAETGDHVHPRNFGTFPRVFAEYVRRQRSLSWEEAVHKMTGKPAKKFRLEGRGFLTVGSAADIVVFDPETIADKATMEDPYQYAVGVEALLVNGILTIENGVYNGKRPGRIYRKPHSWLPW; from the coding sequence ATGTATGACGTCCTTATCAAGAACGGGACTTTGATCGATGGCTCTGGTGAGCCGATGTTTCAGGGCGACCTGGCCGTCCAAGAGGACCGGATCGTCGCGATTGGCAACGTGAACGGTGCGGCGGAACGGGTCATCGATGCGACGGGCAAATATGTTACCCCCGGGTTTATCGACGTCAATAATCACTCGGACACGTATTGGGAACTGCTGGCCTTTCCGGAATTAGAGAGCCTCCTCTATCAGGGGGTTACCACTATTGTCGGAGGGAACTCCGGCTCGTCACTAGCGCCGCTCACCCGGGCCGACATCATCCGTTCGATCCAAAAGTGGACCGATGTGAGCCGGGTCAATTTCAACTGGCTCACGATGGAAGAATTTTTCTCGGCGGTAGAGAAGCGCCGGCCGGCGGTGAATTTCGCGACCCTCGTCGGGCACGGGACGCTCCGTCGCGGCGTGATGAAAGATGAAACACGACCGATCCATGATGCCGAAGTGGAAGTGATGGAGCGACTCTTGAAACAAGCGCTCCACCAAGGGGCGATCGGTTTCTCGACCGGACTCCTCTATACGCATGCCCGTGGTGCCCACACCAATGAAATTCTCCGGCTCGTGGAACTGCTCCGGGGCGAGAAGGGTGTCTATGCGACCTATGTCCGCAATGAAGGAGAGGGTCTCGTTGGGGCGGTAGAAGAAGCCGTGACGGTCGCTCAAAAATCGAAAGTCCCGCTGCACATCTCGCACCTCAAGGCGGTGGGGGAGAAGAATTGGCCGCTCATGGATGAGGCGTTTAATCTCATCGAGACGGCGGCTTTGAACCAGCTAGATATCAGTTTCGATGTTTACCCGTATACGGCGACCGGTTCGGTGCTGTACACTTTCCTGCCGACGTGGATTACAGAGAATGGCGCGCGACTCATGCTCGCTCGGCTCCGTGACCCGGAGGTCCGGAGCGCGGTCGTCGCTGAGATGCAGAAGAACGGGGTCGACTACTCGTCGATGATCCTGTCGGTGACCAATATCGGTAAAATGCTCACTCGGCGCAAGGTTTCCGACATCGCACATCTCCATAGCAAGCCGCCGGAGGAAGTCATCATCGATGTGCTCCTCGCGAGCGAAGGTCGGGCGATCGTATCGCTTGAAACACTCTCGGAGAAAAACGTCCAGAAGGCCATCCGGCATCCATTTTCGATCGTCAGCTCAAATGGCTCGGGCTACAATCTCAAACACGCTGAAACGGGTGATCATGTTCACCCGCGGAACTTCGGTACCTTTCCACGAGTCTTTGCTGAATATGTCCGGCGTCAACGTTCGCTCTCCTGGGAAGAGGCAGTGCACAAGATGACGGGGAAACCAGCGAAGAAATTCCGGCTGGAAGGCCGGGGATTCCTCACGGTTGGGTCCGCGGCGGATATTGTCGTCTTCGATCCAGAGACTATCGCTGATAAGGCGACGATGGAAGACCCTTATCAGTATGCCGTTGGTGTGGAGGCGCTCTTGGTGAACGGGATTTTGACGATTGAGAACGGGGTGTATAATGGCAAGCGGCCGGGTCGGATCTATCGCAAACCCCATTCGTGGCTTCCCTGGTAG